A genomic stretch from Deltaproteobacteria bacterium includes:
- a CDS encoding serine/threonine protein kinase has product MGDTAPQRDTLIGRQVGNYVIEQKLGEGGMGAVYRAVHPRIGKKVALKVLHPEFGGDPNIVDRFFTEAKAVNDIRHPNIIDIIDYGDMPGDDGRPVVYFIMEYLDGCSVADTIAREAPLPPERVFAIGAQIADALAASHEHKVVHRDLKPDNIFLIERGRRTDVVKVLDFGIAKLIGDQEGSRRTRTGIVIGTPYYMSPEQCEGKGNVDHRTDVYALGVVLFEMLTKRVPFDGEGYGEILVKHLTQLPPRPSEFVPGLSPHVECVVLKALEKQRERRYASMDEFRAALLDPVGFVDARGGVHGFLSGGAGLVLSAGVATPPGVATPPPGAMAPPGVATPPPGAMAQPGVATPPPGAMAPPGLPAAEVVSLPRRRRWPLALGAGIAAAAAAVVAWALSGGSPDGTQGDEATAPSATSRAASALDASSGGEATAEAGRGAGATAPPQPQTIDVDVTTTPAGAGVFVGDEAEPRCATPCKISLAVGTEPVAIALRKDGFVDEIKTLTPDRDAVIDVNLAPVKPRDTARRKRTDGAHKRKTHKKRSKFGDELLAPDL; this is encoded by the coding sequence ATGGGCGACACCGCGCCGCAGCGCGACACACTGATCGGCCGGCAAGTCGGCAACTACGTCATCGAACAGAAGCTCGGGGAAGGCGGGATGGGCGCGGTGTACCGGGCCGTCCACCCCCGCATCGGCAAGAAGGTGGCGCTGAAGGTGCTGCACCCGGAGTTCGGCGGCGATCCCAACATCGTCGATCGCTTCTTCACGGAAGCCAAGGCCGTCAACGACATCCGCCACCCGAACATCATCGACATCATCGACTACGGCGACATGCCGGGCGACGACGGCCGGCCCGTCGTGTACTTTATCATGGAGTACCTCGACGGCTGCAGCGTGGCGGACACGATCGCGCGGGAGGCGCCGCTGCCGCCGGAGCGCGTGTTCGCGATCGGCGCGCAGATCGCCGACGCGCTGGCGGCCTCGCACGAGCACAAGGTCGTCCACCGCGACTTGAAGCCGGACAACATCTTCCTGATCGAGCGCGGCCGCCGCACCGACGTGGTGAAGGTGCTCGACTTCGGCATCGCGAAGCTGATCGGGGACCAGGAGGGGTCGCGGCGGACGCGCACCGGCATCGTGATCGGGACGCCGTACTACATGTCGCCGGAGCAGTGCGAGGGCAAGGGCAACGTCGACCATCGCACGGACGTCTATGCGCTCGGCGTCGTGTTGTTCGAGATGCTCACCAAGCGCGTGCCGTTCGACGGCGAGGGCTACGGCGAGATCCTCGTCAAGCACCTCACGCAGCTGCCGCCGCGGCCGAGCGAGTTCGTGCCGGGCCTGTCTCCCCACGTCGAGTGCGTCGTGCTCAAGGCGCTCGAAAAGCAGCGCGAGCGCCGCTACGCGTCGATGGACGAGTTCCGGGCGGCGCTGTTGGACCCCGTCGGGTTCGTGGACGCGCGCGGCGGCGTGCACGGGTTCCTCAGCGGCGGCGCCGGGTTGGTGCTGAGCGCCGGGGTTGCAACACCGCCGGGGGTCGCGACGCCGCCGCCGGGCGCGATGGCGCCGCCGGGGGTCGCGACGCCGCCGCCGGGCGCGATGGCGCAGCCGGGGGTCGCGACGCCACCGCCGGGCGCGATGGCGCCGCCGGGGCTGCCGGCCGCGGAGGTCGTCTCGCTCCCGCGGCGCCGGCGCTGGCCGTTGGCGCTCGGCGCGGGAATTGCCGCGGCCGCCGCGGCCGTGGTGGCATGGGCTCTCTCCGGCGGTTCGCCCGACGGGACGCAGGGGGACGAGGCGACCGCTCCCTCGGCGACGTCTCGGGCGGCGTCCGCGCTGGATGCATCGTCCGGTGGCGAGGCGACGGCCGAGGCGGGCCGGGGGGCGGGGGCGACCGCGCCGCCACAGCCCCAGACCATCGACGTCGACGTCACCACGACGCCCGCTGGCGCCGGCGTCTTCGTCGGCGACGAGGCGGAGCCCCGGTGCGCGACGCCGTGCAAGATCTCGCTCGCGGTCGGCACCGAGCCGGTCGCCATCGCGCTGCGCAAGGACGGATTCGTCGACGAAATCAAGACGTTGACGCCTGACCGCGACGCCGTCATCGACGTAAACTTGGCGCCGGTCAAACCGCGCGACACCGCCCGCCGAAAGCGGACCGATGGCGCGCACAAACGGAAGACTCACAAGAAACGGTCCAAATTCGGTGACGAACTTCTGGCCCCGGATCTGTAG
- a CDS encoding D-alanyl-D-alanine carboxypeptidase, which translates to MPRATTVYGAPTDPDTDATTWRPLPAPRCRGRAGACRRRPRPHSQREARPAAPPARARVAGPRARRRPEDDTAHRDVGGAPALTSAAIVGPDRGVTRRAPTALAARLAAALAFAAAARAAAAPAFPPRTPDNLPNVQSASAIVVDLDTGDVLYEKNADEVRPIASTGKVFVALLVRQRHIDLDAETEITAVDRDLSRGGARTHLPVGYAFRNLDLLRAMLIASDNRAPSALGRAVGLDPPQLIAALTAYARDLGLRHTEFTDPPGLRGNVSTAREMVTALRAALADDVIAGILRTPHVEIASTRPRRRTIRYRNTNRSLISRRYRVLGGKTGYTDAAGYCLIIAAEIGGRRVAMALLGSAGKLTRYGDFNRIAGWIEDGMPNASRAVAGTR; encoded by the coding sequence ATGCCGCGCGCCACGACCGTTTACGGCGCGCCCACAGATCCCGACACCGACGCCACGACGTGGCGCCCGCTCCCCGCACCCCGCTGCCGCGGACGCGCGGGCGCATGCCGGCGACGCCCGCGCCCGCACTCACAGCGCGAAGCCCGCCCGGCAGCGCCGCCCGCCCGCGCGCGCGTCGCCGGCCCGCGCGCGCGTCGCCGGCCGGAAGACGACACCGCGCACCGCGACGTCGGCGGCGCGCCGGCGTTGACGAGCGCGGCGATTGTGGGGCCAGATCGGGGCGTGACTCGCCGCGCGCCCACCGCTTTGGCCGCCCGGCTCGCCGCGGCGCTCGCGTTCGCGGCGGCGGCCCGGGCGGCCGCCGCGCCCGCGTTCCCGCCGCGCACGCCCGACAACCTGCCCAACGTGCAATCGGCCTCCGCGATCGTCGTCGACCTCGACACCGGCGACGTGCTGTACGAAAAGAACGCGGACGAGGTCCGCCCGATCGCGTCGACCGGCAAGGTGTTCGTCGCGCTGCTCGTCCGCCAGCGCCACATCGACCTGGATGCGGAGACCGAGATCACCGCGGTCGACCGGGACCTGTCGCGCGGCGGCGCGCGCACGCACCTGCCGGTCGGCTACGCGTTTCGCAACCTCGACCTGTTGCGTGCGATGCTCATCGCGTCGGACAACCGCGCGCCGAGCGCCCTCGGCCGCGCCGTCGGCCTCGACCCGCCGCAACTCATCGCCGCGCTCACCGCGTACGCCCGCGATCTCGGCCTGCGCCACACCGAGTTCACCGATCCGCCCGGGTTGCGGGGCAACGTGTCGACCGCGCGCGAGATGGTCACCGCGCTGCGCGCCGCCCTCGCCGACGACGTGATCGCCGGCATCCTGCGCACGCCGCACGTCGAGATCGCGTCGACGCGACCCCGGAGGCGCACGATCCGCTACCGGAACACCAACCGCTCGCTGATCAGCCGGCGCTACCGCGTCCTCGGCGGCAAGACCGGGTACACCGACGCGGCCGGCTACTGTCTGATCATCGCCGCGGAGATCGGCGGCCGCCGCGTCGCGATGGCGCTTCTCGGGTCGGCGGGCAAGCTCACCCGCTACGGCGACTTCAACCGCATCGCCGGTTGGATCGAAGACGGCATGCCGAACGCGAGCCGGGCGGTGGCGGGAACGCGATGA